A section of the Salvelinus alpinus chromosome 36, SLU_Salpinus.1, whole genome shotgun sequence genome encodes:
- the LOC139565366 gene encoding hemoglobin subunit beta-like isoform X2 has protein sequence MVQWTDFERQTIQSIFGKMDYDDVGPAALSRCLIVYPWTQRYFGNFGNLSNAAAIQGNPKVAAHGKTVLQGLVRAVKNMDDIKATFTELSVLHSDKLRVDPDNFRLLADCLTIVVAARMGAAFTADVQGAFQKFLAIVVCSLCRQYH, from the exons ATGGTTCAGTGGACAGACTTCGAGCGCCAAACAATCCAGAGCATCTTCGGGAAGATGGACTACGATGACGTGGGCCCCGCGGCTCTTTCCAG GTGTTTGATCGTGTACCCCTGGACCCAGAGGTATTTCGGTAACTTCGGAAACCTGTCCAACGCCGCTGCCATCCAGGGAAACCCCAAGGTCGCCGCTCACGGAAAGACGGTCCTGCAAGGACTGGTCCGGGCTGTCAAGAACATGGATGACATCAAGGCCACCTTCACAGAGCTTAGCGTGCTGCACTCCGATAAATTGCGCGTGGATCCCGACAACTTCCGG CTGCTGGCTGACTGCCTTACTATTGTTGTTGCTGCGAGAATGGGTGCTGCCTTCACCGCTGACGTCCAGGGTGCTTTCCAGAAGTTCCTTGCTATCGTGGTGTGCTCCCTGTGCAGACAGTACCACTAG
- the LOC139564848 gene encoding hemoglobin subunit beta-like — WTQRYFGTFGDLNSAAAIMGNKKVANHGITVLNSLERAVQNMDDIKNTYVELSILHSEKLHVDPDTFRCYVQAALQKFLTVVVSALGRQYN; from the exons TGGACTCAGAGGTACTTTGGAACCTTTGGAGACTTAAACAGCGCAGCGGCTATTATGGGCAATAAAAAAGTTGCCAACCATGGCATCACCGTGCTGAACAGCCTCGAGCGAGCTGTGCAGAATATGGATGACATCAAGAACACCTACGTCGAGCTAAGCATTCTGCACTCTGAGAAACTTCATGTGGATCCCGACACCTTCAGG tgct ACGTCCAAGCGGCCTTGCAGAAGTTCCTGACCGTGGTCGTCTCTGCGCTGGGCAGACAGTACAACTAA
- the LOC139565366 gene encoding hemoglobin subunit beta-like isoform X1 yields the protein MVQWTDFERQTIQSIFGKMDYDDVGPAALSRCLIVYPWTQRYFGNFGNLSNAAAIQGNPKVAAHGKTVLQGLVRAVKNMDDIKATFTELSVLHSDKLRVDPDNFRVNELSFYTSQGHILLSIVCPNAFSYMSICSFLLQLLADCLTIVVAARMGAAFTADVQGAFQKFLAIVVCSLCRQYH from the exons ATGGTTCAGTGGACAGACTTCGAGCGCCAAACAATCCAGAGCATCTTCGGGAAGATGGACTACGATGACGTGGGCCCCGCGGCTCTTTCCAG GTGTTTGATCGTGTACCCCTGGACCCAGAGGTATTTCGGTAACTTCGGAAACCTGTCCAACGCCGCTGCCATCCAGGGAAACCCCAAGGTCGCCGCTCACGGAAAGACGGTCCTGCAAGGACTGGTCCGGGCTGTCAAGAACATGGATGACATCAAGGCCACCTTCACAGAGCTTAGCGTGCTGCACTCCGATAAATTGCGCGTGGATCCCGACAACTTCCGGGTAAATGAGTTATCATTTTATACTTCACAAGGTCATATTCTACTCTCAATAGTGTGCCCGAATGCATTTTCTTACATGTCCATTTGCTCCTTTCTTTTGCAGCTGCTGGCTGACTGCCTTACTATTGTTGTTGCTGCGAGAATGGGTGCTGCCTTCACCGCTGACGTCCAGGGTGCTTTCCAGAAGTTCCTTGCTATCGTGGTGTGCTCCCTGTGCAGACAGTACCACTAG
- the LOC139564847 gene encoding hemoglobin subunit alpha-2-like, with amino-acid sequence MTRYALLSWLAASQEVEATTSLSVTLSELHAFMLRVDPANFKIFNHNTLAMMFPDDFTPEVHVATDTFLAQLALSEKYR; translated from the exons ATGACACGCTATG CTTTACTGAGTTGGTTGGCAGCAAGTCAAGAAGTTGAAGCAACAACGAGTCTCTCCGTTACCCTCAGCGAGTTGCACGCCTTCATGTTGAGAGTGGATCCTGCCAACTTCAAG ATCTTCAACCACAACACGCTGGCCATGATGTTCCCTGATGACTTCACCCCTGAGGTGCACGTGGCCACGGACACGTTTCTGGCCCAGCTGGCTCTGTCTGAGAAGTACCGTTAA